A DNA window from Macadamia integrifolia cultivar HAES 741 chromosome 4, SCU_Mint_v3, whole genome shotgun sequence contains the following coding sequences:
- the LOC122075225 gene encoding cellulose synthase-like protein E2, producing the protein MNCNNPYSVRQAVCFHLDPKLSSSLAFVQFPQTFYNVCNNDIYNGRLRSIFKTMWPCIDGLQGPILSGTGFYIKRVALYGNPMQKDDDLLQLRSCLGNSNRFIASLHQNYHHNPTNGGTTISSKELLQEAELLASCSYEKDTQWGGQRGFLYHSIVEDYFSGFIMHSRGWKSVYYEPSSPAFLGSATITFNESMIQNLRWNSGLLEVGLSRFCPITYGLSRMSIPQAMSYGCLAFHSLYSFPLLCYATIPQLCLLKGISLYPKVSNPWFIIFAIVYISSLSEHMLEVLLCGDSLRTWWNEQRNWMIKSVASCPFSCLDVILKKIGIREANFMLTSKVIDEEQIEQYKKGIFHFQGSKLFLVPLATLVTTNMISLLGGLAKVISEASYDDMFVQVFLSFAILAFNYPIMEGMIFRKDNGRIPTSVSIISVIVSIIFLFLVSFLFF; encoded by the exons ATGAACTGCAACAACCCATATTCCGTTCGACAAGCTGTGTGCTTTCATCTTGATCCCAAATTGTCTTCCTCCCTTGCCTTCGTTCAATTTCCTCAAACTTTCTACAATGTGTGTAACAATGACATCTACAATGGACGGTTGCGCTCAATATTTAAG ACAATGTGGCCATGCATAGATGGGCTTCAAGGGCCAATACTATCTGGCACAGGATTCTACATTAAAAGAGTGGCCTTATATGGGAATCCCATGCAAAAAG ATGATGATCTCCTTCAACTTAGATCCTGTTTGGGTAACTCCAACAGGTTCATTGCATCATTACACCAAAATTACCATCATAATCCCACAAATGGAGGTACTACCATATCATCAAAAGAATTGTTACAAGAGGCTGAACTTTTGGCCTCATGCAGCTATGAGAAAGACACACAATGGGGTGGACAG AGGGGTTTCCTGTACCACTCTATAGTGGAGGATTACTTTTCAGGGTTTATTATGCACAGTAGAGGATGGAAGTCAGTCTATTATGAACCTTCAAGTCCAGCTTTCTTGGGTAGTGCTACCATCACTTTCAATGAAAGCATGATCCAGAACTTGAGATGGAACTCAGGGTTGCTAGAAGTGGGTCTCTCAAGATTCTGTCCAATCACCTATGGACTTTCCAGAATGTCCATTCCTCAGGCAATGTCTTATGGGTGCTTGGCATTCCATTCCCTATATTCTTTCCCTCTATTGTGTTATGCTACCATCCCTCAACTATGCCTCTTGAAAGGCATCTCCTTGTACCCTAAG GTTTCGAATCCTTGGTTTATCATCTTTGCGATTGTATATATTTCTTCGCTTTCTGAGCATATGTTAGAGGTTCTCTTATGTGGTGACTCATTAAGGACATGGTGGAATGAACAAAGAAACTGGATGATAAAGTCAGTTGCTTCCTGTCCCTTCTCATGTCTAGATGTTATTTTGAAAAAGATTGGTATAAGGGAGGCTAATTTCATGCTAACCAGCAAAGTCATTGATGAAGAACAAATTGAACAGTATAAGAAGGGGATATTCCATTTCCAAGGGTCCAAGTTGTTCCTTGTCCCATTGGCCACATTAGTCACTACAAATATGATATCCCTTCTTGGTGGTTTGGCAAAAGTAATATCTGAAGCCAGTTATGATGATATGTTTGTACAAGTTTTCCTCTCTTTTGCCATCTTAGCTTTTAATTATCCGATAATGGAGGGGATGATCTTCAGGAAGGACAATGGACGGATTCCAACTTCAGTCTCAATTATCTCTGTTATAGTCTctataattttcttatttttagtgtctttcctcttcttttag